One genomic segment of Terrihabitans soli includes these proteins:
- a CDS encoding ABC transporter ATP-binding protein codes for MSLALQNVTKKVGPSTHISDVSLELTSGSLNVLLGPTLSGKTTLMRLMAGLEAPTSGRVFADGKDVTGLSVQKRNVAMVYQQFINYPSLTVYENIASPLRVAGLSKAEIDARVKEAAALLRLEPLLSRQPLALSGGQQQRTALARALVKRAPLVLLDEPLANLDYKLREELREELPKIFAASGAVLVYATTEPSEALQLGGSTATLDRGRVTQFGPTVEVYRRPVDRTTAEVFSDPPMNFVTADISKGIASLPGNVTLPCLGPLSGLPDGQVTLGFRPNHLHLKRLAGDAVVVHATVSVVEITGSESFIHVRHADQEWIALTHGVHELKPGAPVEIYLDPEKMFVFGADGRLVAAPEPSAAAA; via the coding sequence ATGTCGCTCGCTCTCCAGAACGTCACGAAAAAAGTCGGTCCGAGCACTCATATCTCGGACGTGTCGCTTGAGCTGACCTCCGGCTCGCTCAACGTCCTCCTTGGCCCGACTTTGTCGGGCAAGACCACTTTAATGCGGCTGATGGCCGGACTCGAAGCGCCGACCTCCGGCCGTGTCTTCGCCGACGGCAAGGATGTTACCGGCCTCAGCGTCCAGAAGCGCAATGTCGCGATGGTCTATCAGCAGTTCATCAATTATCCGTCGCTGACGGTCTATGAAAACATCGCCTCGCCTTTGCGCGTCGCGGGTCTTTCGAAAGCCGAGATTGATGCGCGGGTGAAGGAAGCGGCGGCGCTGCTGCGCCTCGAACCGTTACTGTCTCGCCAGCCGCTCGCTCTGTCCGGCGGCCAGCAGCAAAGAACGGCTTTGGCGCGGGCGCTGGTCAAGCGCGCGCCGCTCGTTCTGCTCGATGAGCCGCTGGCAAATCTCGATTACAAACTGCGTGAAGAACTGCGCGAAGAGCTGCCGAAGATTTTTGCCGCGTCGGGCGCGGTCCTTGTCTATGCGACGACTGAGCCGTCGGAGGCTTTGCAGCTCGGCGGATCCACGGCAACGCTCGACCGCGGGCGCGTCACGCAATTCGGCCCGACGGTCGAGGTCTATCGCCGCCCGGTGGATCGCACCACAGCGGAAGTTTTCTCCGATCCGCCGATGAATTTCGTCACGGCCGACATATCGAAGGGCATAGCCTCGCTTCCGGGCAATGTGACTCTGCCATGCCTTGGGCCGCTGTCTGGCCTGCCGGATGGACAGGTGACGCTCGGCTTCCGTCCCAATCATCTACACCTCAAGCGTCTCGCCGGCGATGCGGTCGTCGTGCACGCGACGGTCAGCGTGGTGGAGATCACCGGTTCGGAAAGCTTCATTCATGTGCGCCATGCCGATCAGGAATGGATCGCGCTGACGCATGGCGTGCACGAGCTGAAGCCCGGCGCGCCGGTCGAAATCTATCTCGATCCCGAAAAAATGTTCGTCTTCGGTGCGGATGGCCGCCTTGTCGCGGCGCCCGAACCGAGCGCGGCGGCAGCATAG
- the glpD gene encoding glycerol-3-phosphate dehydrogenase — translation MAPTAYDIAIIGGGINGCGIARDAAGRGLSVYLCEQNDFASSTSSASTKLIHGGLRYLEFYEFRLVREALIERERLLKIAPHVIWPLRFILPHHAGLRPRWLLRLGLFLYDRLGSRKILPGSRGLTLKGSPYGEPLKDIYRAGFEYSDCWVDDARLVVLNAMDAAARGAELSPRTKCVSARRDGGLWRVAVEGPGGHAETIIARCLVNAAGPWVGHVLHEQMKLNTPAPIRLVKGSHIVVPKIFAHDRAYIFQNADNRIIFAIPYERDFTLIGTTDLDFREDPAKVAATSQEIEYLCASASEYFKRPVTPGDVVWTYSGVRPLYDDGEANAQETTRDYVLDLDAPEQQAPLLTIFGGKITTYRRLAEEVLQRLSRHLPVRKPWTSLAALPGGDFPVTAVELEIERLRSAYPFLKPDHARRLVRAYGTRADLILGGAGRMEDLGRVFGPDLTEAEVSYLMQNEWAQTAEDVLWRRSKIGLRISAEDKLALDNLMRSGRVSAPSAA, via the coding sequence TTGGCTCCGACGGCCTATGACATCGCCATTATCGGCGGCGGCATTAACGGCTGCGGCATTGCCCGCGACGCGGCGGGCCGTGGCCTGTCGGTTTATCTCTGCGAACAGAACGATTTTGCGTCCTCGACCTCGTCAGCGTCGACCAAGCTCATCCATGGCGGCCTGCGCTATCTCGAATTCTACGAGTTTCGGCTTGTCCGCGAGGCGCTGATCGAGCGCGAGCGGCTGCTGAAAATCGCGCCGCATGTCATCTGGCCGCTGCGTTTCATCCTGCCCCATCATGCGGGTCTTCGTCCGCGCTGGCTCTTGCGGCTCGGCCTCTTCCTCTACGACCGGCTCGGCAGCCGCAAAATTCTCCCCGGGTCGCGCGGGTTGACGCTGAAGGGAAGCCCCTATGGCGAGCCGCTGAAAGACATCTATCGCGCAGGTTTCGAATACTCCGATTGCTGGGTCGACGATGCGCGCCTTGTCGTTTTGAACGCGATGGATGCCGCGGCGCGCGGTGCCGAGCTCAGCCCGCGGACAAAATGCGTGTCCGCCCGCCGCGATGGCGGCCTATGGCGCGTTGCGGTGGAAGGGCCGGGCGGCCATGCGGAGACGATCATCGCGCGCTGCCTCGTCAATGCCGCGGGCCCCTGGGTCGGCCATGTTCTGCACGAACAGATGAAGCTCAACACACCGGCGCCGATCCGCCTCGTCAAAGGCAGCCACATCGTCGTGCCGAAAATCTTCGCGCATGACCGCGCCTATATTTTCCAGAACGCCGATAACCGCATCATTTTCGCCATTCCCTACGAGCGCGATTTTACCCTGATCGGCACGACCGATCTCGATTTCCGTGAAGACCCTGCAAAGGTCGCAGCGACATCGCAGGAGATCGAATATCTCTGCGCGTCTGCCTCGGAATATTTCAAAAGGCCCGTCACACCGGGCGATGTCGTATGGACCTATTCGGGCGTGCGCCCGCTTTACGATGACGGCGAAGCCAATGCGCAGGAGACGACGCGCGATTATGTGCTCGATCTCGATGCGCCCGAACAGCAGGCGCCGCTGCTGACGATTTTCGGCGGCAAGATCACAACTTATCGCCGCCTGGCAGAAGAGGTTTTGCAGAGGCTTTCAAGACATCTCCCTGTGAGAAAGCCCTGGACCTCTTTAGCGGCTCTGCCGGGCGGCGATTTTCCTGTCACGGCGGTCGAACTCGAAATCGAGCGCCTGCGTTCGGCCTATCCGTTTCTGAAGCCCGATCATGCGCGCCGCCTGGTGCGCGCTTACGGGACGCGCGCCGATCTCATCCTTGGCGGCGCCGGACGCATGGAGGATCTCGGCCGTGTGTTCGGCCCCGATCTCACGGAAGCGGAGGTCTCCTATCTGATGCAGAACGAATGGGCGCAGACGGCGGAGGATGTCTTGTGGCGCAGATCGAAGATCGGCCTGCGCATCAGCGCCGAAGATAAGCTTGCGCTCGATAACCTGATGCGGAGCGGCCGTGTCTCCGCTCCCTCGGCGGCATGA